One Miscanthus floridulus cultivar M001 chromosome 11, ASM1932011v1, whole genome shotgun sequence DNA window includes the following coding sequences:
- the LOC136492864 gene encoding probable methyltransferase PMT26 produces MAFGHTRLDVRRAPQSSYFSCSTTTVAVFVALCLVAVWMASSMLVTPAEFSPFELKVRPLPPHDSPPATGSLGQGDGIREMERDVLVDPVPAKETIRDDPPPVTQQLPPVTDSMDGENQQEDVKEQVRKPDQQRASEQPEVFLDGSQAELFNETTTERGPWQTKAAQSNKDTKEQTLTSSSPVSFSWALCNVDAGADYIPCLDNIEAIKKLRSTKHYEHRERHCPEKPPTCLVPLPEGYRNPIRWPKSRDQIWYNNVPHTKLVEYKGHQNWVKVSGEYLIFPGGGTQFKHGALHYIDFIQEAKKDVAWGKQSRVVLDVGCGVASFGGYLFDRDVITMSFAPKDEHEAQVQFALERGIPAISTVMGTKRLPFPSRVFDVVHCARCRVPWHIEGGKLLLELDRLLRPGGYFVWSATPVYQKLPEDVEIWQAMSALTSSMCWKMVNKVKDRVNRVGIAIYRKPTDNSCYEARSETNPPLCGEYDDPDAAWNISLGTCMHKLPVDPTIRGSQWPELWPLRLEKPPYWLRGSEAGVYGKAAPEDFQADYEHWKRVVSNSYMNGLGIDWSSVRNVMDMKAVYAGFAAALRDLKVWVMNVVPIDSPDTLPIIYERGLFGLYHDWCESFSTYPRTYDLLHANHLFSKVKKRCELLPVIVEVDRVLRPEGRLIVRDNIETISEVENIVKSLHWEVRMSYSQDKEGLLFVQKTTWRPNETEAKL; encoded by the exons ATGGCGTTCGGCCACACGCGGCTCGATGTCCGGCGTGCGCCGCAGTCCTCCTACTTCTCCTGCTCCACAACCACCGTCGCCGTATTCGTCGCGCTCTGCCTGGTGGCTGTGTGGATGGCATCGTCCATGCTCGTCACCCCTGCCGAGTTCTCTCCATTTGAGCTCAAAGTCCGTCCATTGCCGCCTCATGACTCTCCTCCTGCCACTGGAAGCTTAGGTCAGGGCGATGGCATCCGTGAAATGGAACGGGATGTGCTCGTTGATCCAGTGCCGGCCAAGGAGACCATCCGTGATGATCCACCACCTGTAACACAACAATTGCCTCCTGTAACAGACAGCATGGATGGTGAAAATCAGCAAGAGGATGTCAAGGAGCAAGTTAGGAAGCCTGACCAACAGAGGGCCTCAGAGCAACCAGAGGTGTTCCTTGATGGGAGTCAAGCGGAGCTTTTCAATGAGACCACTACAGAGCGAGGACCATGGCAAACGAAGGCTGCACAATCTAACAAGGACACTAAGGAGCAAACCTTGACGTCCAGTAGCCCAGTGAGCTTTAGTTGGGCGCTATGCAATGTCGACGCTGGAGCAGATTATATTCCATGCCTTGACAACATAGAAGCTATCAAGAAGCTCCGTTCCACCAAGCACTACGAACACCGAGAAAGGCATTGCCCTGAGAAACCTCCTACCTGCCTTGTTCCTCTACCAGAGGGCTACAGGAATCCAATAAGGTGGCCTAAGAGCAGAGATCAG ATATGGTACAACAATGTTCCTCATACTAAGCTGGTTGAATACAAGGGACACCAAAACTGGGTTAAGGTTTCTGGAGAGTATCTCATCTTCCCGGGAGGTGGGACTCAGTTTAAACATGGTGCGTTGCACTACATTGATTTTATTCAGGAG GCAAAGAAGGACGTAGCATGGGGAAAACAAAGTCGTGTAGTTTTAGATGTTGGCTGTGGAGTAGCTAGCTTTGGAGGATATCTATTTGACAGAGATGTGATTACTATGTCATTTGCACCTAAAGATGAGCATGAAGCTCAGGTTCAATTTGCTCTTGAAAGAGGAATACCTGCTATATCAACTGTTATGGGTACAAAAAGGCTCCCATTTCCCAGTAGGGTCTTTGATGTTGTTCATTGTGCGCGATGTAGGGTACCATGGCATATTGAAG GCGGTAAACTCTTGCTTGAACTGGACAGACTGTTGCGTCCTGGTGGTTACTTTGTGTGGTCTGCTACACCCGTATACCAGAAGCTGCCTGAAGATGTTGAGATATGGCAAG CCATGTCTGCTCTAACCAGTTCAATGTGCTGGAAAATGGTCAACAAAGTAAAGGATAGGGTGAATAGAGTGGGTATAGCGATTTACAGAAAGCCAACAGACAACAGCTGCTATGAAGCAAGATCTGAAACAAACCCTCCACTCTGTGGAGAGTATGATGATCCTGATGCAGCCTG GAACATATCATTGGGGACTTGTATGCATAAGTTGCCTGTAGATCCTACCATTCGTGGTTCACAGTGGCCCGAGTTATGGCCATTGAGACTGGAGAAACCGCCTTATTGGCTGAGAGGTTCTGAGGCTGGAGTATATGGGAAAGCTGCCCCAGAGGATTTTCAAGCAGACTATGAACACTGGAAGCGAGTCGTGAGCAATTCATACATGAATGGTTTGGGTATTGATTGGTCTTCTGTTAGAAATGTTATGGATATGAAAGCTGTATATGCAGG GTTCGCAGCAGCTTTGCGCGATCTCAAGGTGTGGGTCATGAATGTGGTTCCAATTGATTCACCTGACACACTTCCAATTATATATGAACGTGGGCTGTTTGGACTGTACCATGACTGGTGTGAGTCATTTAGCACCTATCCGAGAACTTACGATCTTCTGCACGCCAACCATCTGTTCTCCAAGGTTAAGAAGAG GTGTGAACTATTACCTGTTATCGTGGAAGTGGATCGGGTGTTGAGGCCAGAAGGCCGGCTAATTGTCAGAGACAACATTGAAACAATAAGTGAGGTGGAGAACATTGTGAAATCTCTCCACTGGGAGGTCCGCATGTCTTACTCCCAGGATAAAGAAGGCTTGCTGTTTGTGCAAAAGACGACATGGCGACCAAATGAAACTGAAGCTAAGCTATGA